Proteins encoded in a region of the Schaalia hyovaginalis genome:
- the recA gene encoding recombinase RecA, whose product MAAAPRKSSPASKGDDRNKALELALSQIDKQFGKGSVMRLGDDSRPRVQVIPTGSLALDVALGIGGLPRGRVIEIYGPESSGKTTVALHAVASAQKAGGNAAFIDAEHALDPVYAKALGVDIDNLLVSQPDTGEQALEIADMLIRSGGIDIIVIDSVAALVPKAEIEGEMGDSHVGLQARLMSQALRKITGALSATGTTAIFINQLREKIGVFFGSPETTTGGKALKFYASVRIDVRRIETLKESGAPVGNRTRAKIVKNKMAPPFKQAEFDIVYGKGISREGSIIDMGVEAGIIRKSGSWFTYGDDQLGQGKENVRQFLSDNPELADEIENKILVALGVLESPEGPADDPVPAIDPLEDAGF is encoded by the coding sequence ATGGCTGCCGCACCCCGCAAGAGCTCGCCCGCGTCGAAGGGCGATGACCGGAACAAGGCGCTCGAGCTCGCGCTCTCCCAGATCGACAAGCAATTCGGCAAGGGCTCGGTGATGCGTCTCGGCGACGATTCCCGTCCCCGCGTCCAGGTCATCCCCACCGGTTCGCTGGCTCTCGACGTCGCTCTCGGCATCGGCGGTCTGCCCCGGGGCCGCGTGATCGAGATCTACGGTCCCGAATCCTCCGGCAAGACGACCGTGGCGCTCCACGCCGTTGCCAGCGCCCAGAAGGCCGGCGGGAACGCCGCCTTCATCGATGCCGAGCACGCCCTCGATCCGGTCTACGCCAAGGCCCTCGGCGTCGACATCGACAACCTCCTCGTCTCCCAGCCCGACACCGGCGAGCAGGCGCTCGAGATCGCCGACATGCTCATCCGCTCGGGCGGCATCGACATCATCGTCATCGACTCCGTCGCGGCGCTCGTCCCCAAGGCCGAGATCGAGGGCGAGATGGGCGACTCCCACGTCGGCCTCCAGGCGCGCCTCATGAGCCAGGCGCTCCGCAAGATCACCGGTGCGCTCTCGGCCACGGGAACGACGGCGATCTTCATCAATCAGCTGCGCGAGAAGATCGGCGTCTTCTTCGGCTCGCCCGAAACGACGACCGGCGGCAAGGCCCTGAAGTTCTACGCCTCGGTCCGCATCGATGTGCGACGGATCGAAACCCTGAAGGAATCGGGCGCGCCGGTTGGCAACAGGACGCGGGCGAAGATCGTCAAGAACAAGATGGCGCCGCCCTTCAAGCAGGCGGAGTTCGACATCGTCTACGGCAAGGGCATCTCGCGTGAGGGGTCGATCATCGACATGGGCGTCGAGGCCGGGATCATCCGCAAGTCCGGATCGTGGTTCACCTACGGTGATGATCAACTCGGACAGGGCAAGGAGAACGTCCGGCAGTTCCTCAGCGACAATCCCGAGCTCGCCGATGAGATCGAGAACAAGATCCTCGTCGCCCTGGGGGTCCTGGAGTCGCCGGAGGGGCCCGCCGACGATCCCGTTCCCGCTATCGATCCGCTTGAGGACGCGGGATTCTGA
- a CDS encoding regulatory protein RecX — translation MVRYLDPEDHPELGEAERKRKDPAERLARIRERNAALSGAKAIEAAREVALRQLDSRSRSKGELRRAIEGRGFAPEIADEVLDRLERVGLIDDEAFARAIVSDRFRGSGKSGRALAEEMRRKGLDEDAIASAMSSIDQEELRERAAELVAKKLRTMPGVPREAAYRRLAGMLARKGYSPGLSREVVAEALEMREALERSTID, via the coding sequence ATGGTGCGCTACCTCGATCCGGAGGATCATCCCGAGCTCGGTGAGGCCGAGCGGAAGCGGAAGGATCCCGCCGAGCGGCTGGCGAGGATCCGCGAACGCAACGCGGCCCTGTCGGGCGCGAAGGCGATCGAGGCGGCGCGCGAGGTCGCCCTCCGGCAGCTCGATTCGCGCTCCCGGTCGAAGGGGGAGCTGCGACGGGCGATCGAAGGCAGGGGATTCGCCCCCGAGATCGCCGACGAGGTCCTCGACCGCCTGGAGCGCGTGGGGCTGATCGATGACGAGGCCTTCGCCCGCGCGATCGTCTCGGATCGCTTCCGCGGTTCGGGCAAGTCCGGGCGCGCACTTGCTGAGGAGATGCGGCGCAAGGGCCTCGACGAGGACGCGATCGCGAGTGCGATGTCGTCCATCGACCAGGAGGAGCTCCGCGAGCGGGCCGCCGAGCTCGTCGCCAAGAAGCTGCGGACGATGCCCGGCGTCCCGAGGGAGGCCGCCTATCGGCGCCTCGCCGGGATGCTGGCCCGTAAGGGCTACTCGCCCGGGCTCAGTCGCGAAGTCGTCGCGGAGGCGCTGGAAATGCGGGAGGCCCTTGAAAGGTCGACGATCGACTGA
- a CDS encoding FadR/GntR family transcriptional regulator, which translates to MSAVDDARSALCTMLATGELAPGQRLPGEIELSDRFGLSRSSLREAQKMLVAVGVLESQPGGRLTVSDLSAPKLMTGLSMVVPLLPLERLLELFPLRQVLESHVTAQATVRMSDEELRQLSSLAEEVAALSVNDPSFEERDQEFHLRIIEAAGDPMIAALLGAIHHRGADYHLLVHGEFKQLSDAAHRRIAKAMSERDPVLASALMTAHIQDSLEWLTHLHPLPDPTRGARPH; encoded by the coding sequence TTGAGCGCCGTCGACGATGCACGATCCGCACTCTGCACGATGCTCGCGACGGGCGAGCTCGCACCGGGTCAACGCCTTCCGGGTGAAATCGAGCTCTCCGATCGTTTCGGCCTGTCTCGAAGCTCCCTGCGCGAAGCTCAAAAGATGCTCGTCGCCGTCGGCGTCCTTGAGTCCCAACCCGGCGGACGCCTCACCGTTTCGGACTTGTCCGCACCCAAGCTCATGACCGGCCTGTCAATGGTCGTTCCGCTCTTGCCCCTCGAGCGACTTCTCGAACTCTTCCCCCTCAGGCAGGTCCTGGAATCCCATGTCACGGCACAGGCGACGGTGCGCATGAGCGACGAGGAGCTTCGTCAGCTGAGCTCGCTCGCCGAAGAAGTCGCCGCTCTCAGCGTCAACGATCCTTCCTTCGAGGAACGGGATCAGGAGTTCCATTTGCGGATCATCGAAGCCGCAGGGGATCCCATGATTGCGGCGCTGCTCGGAGCCATCCACCACCGGGGAGCCGATTACCACCTTCTCGTTCACGGCGAGTTCAAGCAGCTGAGCGACGCGGCGCATCGCCGCATCGCCAAAGCGATGTCCGAGCGCGATCCCGTCCTCGCTTCAGCACTGATGACCGCTCATATCCAGGACTCGCTCGAGTGGCTCACCCACCTGCATCCCTTGCCCGATCCCACGCGCGGCGCGCGACCGCACTGA
- a CDS encoding alpha-L-fucosidase, whose amino-acid sequence MIEAQTWDQLDARPIPPWYPAAKFGIFIHWGPFSVPAWRTPSDELFGGYAEWYYASVYGNYRNADGDYHARTWGEGFSYRDFAPLLTAERFDPHDWAALFRDAGARYVVLTSKHHDGYCMWPTSNPHKTNWNAGDVGPRRDILGELAGAVRAEGMRMGLYYSMPEWETHRSHRCDGGYFIPEADARKFGIDPDAYPDEVLHAQWKELNERYAPSVIYTDGGEWDLDEEYTRTRELLTWLYEESPNRNEVVVNDRMHVGMPGNHGDYFSTEYCDIEGYGSHQPWEESRGIGKSYGYNQAEAEEDYSTAAELLDLLVSTVGRGGNLLLNIGPKADGTIPEIQRRRLLDIGSWLKANGDAIYDTMPVDLDLPEGAYAVERDGLLYILLTSDGPEALELPQGITRVEDLASGEPIEIEEGCIHPQRNRQLPCAMACTMEGRTLS is encoded by the coding sequence ATGATCGAGGCACAGACCTGGGACCAACTCGATGCTCGCCCGATCCCACCGTGGTATCCCGCGGCGAAGTTCGGAATCTTCATCCATTGGGGTCCTTTCTCGGTCCCCGCTTGGCGGACGCCGTCTGACGAGCTCTTCGGCGGCTATGCGGAGTGGTACTACGCCTCGGTGTACGGGAATTATCGGAACGCCGATGGCGACTACCATGCGCGCACGTGGGGAGAGGGCTTCTCATACCGCGACTTCGCACCTCTCCTCACCGCTGAGCGCTTCGATCCCCATGATTGGGCGGCGCTCTTCAGGGACGCCGGCGCCCGCTACGTCGTTCTGACCTCGAAGCACCATGACGGCTACTGCATGTGGCCGACGAGCAATCCGCACAAGACGAACTGGAATGCCGGGGACGTCGGTCCCAGGCGGGACATTCTCGGAGAACTCGCCGGCGCCGTCCGCGCTGAGGGAATGAGAATGGGGCTCTATTACTCGATGCCCGAATGGGAGACCCACAGGAGTCACCGCTGCGATGGCGGGTACTTCATTCCCGAAGCCGATGCCAGAAAGTTCGGGATCGATCCGGACGCGTATCCGGATGAGGTCCTTCACGCCCAGTGGAAGGAGCTCAACGAGCGCTATGCGCCATCGGTGATTTACACGGACGGTGGTGAATGGGACCTCGATGAGGAGTACACGCGCACCCGGGAGCTTCTGACATGGCTGTACGAGGAATCGCCGAATCGGAATGAAGTCGTCGTCAATGACCGCATGCACGTCGGCATGCCGGGGAACCACGGTGATTACTTCTCCACCGAGTACTGCGACATCGAAGGTTACGGCTCGCACCAGCCTTGGGAGGAGAGCCGAGGCATCGGTAAGTCCTACGGCTACAACCAGGCGGAAGCGGAGGAGGATTATTCAACGGCTGCTGAACTCCTCGATTTGCTCGTCAGCACCGTCGGCCGCGGCGGAAACCTGTTGCTGAACATCGGTCCCAAGGCCGACGGGACGATCCCGGAGATTCAACGGCGCCGCCTCCTCGACATCGGATCATGGCTCAAGGCCAACGGCGATGCGATCTACGACACCATGCCGGTCGATCTTGATCTGCCCGAAGGCGCTTACGCAGTGGAACGCGATGGCTTGCTTTACATCCTGCTCACGAGCGATGGCCCGGAAGCGCTCGAACTGCCGCAGGGCATCACCCGCGTTGAAGATCTTGCGAGCGGGGAGCCGATCGAGATCGAAGAAGGGTGCATTCATCCCCAGCGCAACAGACAACTCCCGTGCGCAATGGCGTGCACGATGGAAGGAAGGACACTGTCATGA
- a CDS encoding Na+/H+ antiporter NhaC family protein gives MILGPRIFDLPSWPLEFTFLFSAICTWLLLFYLGFSFEDVTQAMADRTRTALPAIWMLMAIGVLIGAWTASGTIPMLVHYGMLMIDPSWIYVVALLLTSLFSVLTGTSWGSVGTIGVVLINIGVATDANLGLLAAAIISGGYFGDKMSPLSDTTNMASMGAGVPLYAHVRSMLNTTGPAYIIALILTTAFGFAQPVRSAGVDVSSFTQPVAEDLATAFSFNILVWVPLLVMLVGAALRLPPLPTLLYSAASGALVALVAQGFSFENVIQSLINGVTIEMTGAEVGEQAIAIIQRGGLYSMASAVLITLCVFMYIGSLDLIKAMGTVVDKAFGRVKSRPGIILASLISSAFINGFSSNQYATSFIVGTAFGPKYEEAGIPRKVLSRSIEDYGTFIEPMLPWTTTGVYMIGTLGVAYSEYVPYMFLQWANFIIAPLLAITGIGCFYNEARRTKAEG, from the coding sequence ATGATTCTGGGCCCGCGCATCTTCGACCTTCCTTCGTGGCCCCTGGAGTTCACCTTCCTCTTCTCTGCGATCTGCACATGGCTGCTGCTCTTCTACCTGGGGTTCTCCTTCGAAGACGTCACGCAGGCGATGGCGGACCGGACTCGAACGGCGCTCCCCGCCATCTGGATGCTCATGGCCATCGGCGTGCTCATCGGAGCTTGGACGGCATCCGGCACGATCCCGATGCTCGTCCACTACGGGATGCTCATGATCGATCCCTCGTGGATCTACGTCGTCGCCCTGCTCCTCACATCCCTGTTCTCCGTCTTGACCGGCACATCGTGGGGATCGGTGGGAACGATTGGCGTCGTCCTCATCAACATAGGCGTCGCGACTGACGCGAATCTCGGTCTCCTTGCAGCGGCCATCATCTCGGGCGGCTACTTCGGAGACAAGATGTCGCCCCTGTCCGATACGACCAATATGGCTTCGATGGGTGCGGGGGTCCCTCTCTACGCCCACGTGCGTTCGATGCTCAACACCACGGGGCCCGCATACATCATCGCGCTCATCCTGACGACGGCATTCGGTTTCGCTCAACCTGTTCGGAGCGCGGGCGTGGACGTTTCGTCCTTCACTCAACCGGTTGCGGAGGACCTCGCGACGGCGTTCAGTTTCAACATCCTCGTGTGGGTGCCGCTGCTCGTGATGCTCGTCGGCGCAGCGCTTCGCCTGCCGCCGTTGCCAACGCTCCTGTATTCAGCCGCCTCGGGCGCCCTCGTCGCACTTGTCGCTCAGGGGTTCAGCTTCGAGAACGTCATCCAGTCGCTGATCAACGGAGTGACGATCGAAATGACCGGCGCTGAGGTCGGAGAACAGGCGATCGCGATCATCCAGCGGGGCGGTCTGTACTCGATGGCGAGTGCCGTCCTCATCACTCTGTGCGTCTTCATGTACATCGGCTCGCTCGATCTCATCAAGGCCATGGGCACCGTGGTCGATAAGGCATTCGGACGGGTGAAGTCGCGGCCGGGCATCATCCTCGCCTCCCTCATCAGCTCCGCCTTCATCAACGGCTTCTCGTCGAACCAATACGCCACGAGCTTCATCGTCGGTACGGCATTCGGCCCGAAGTACGAGGAAGCGGGCATCCCCCGCAAGGTGCTGTCACGGTCCATCGAGGACTATGGAACCTTCATCGAACCGATGCTTCCCTGGACGACGACCGGCGTGTACATGATCGGCACTCTGGGAGTCGCCTATTCCGAATACGTGCCCTACATGTTCTTGCAATGGGCGAACTTCATCATTGCGCCGCTCCTTGCGATCACGGGGATCGGGTGCTTCTACAACGAGGCTCGCCGGACGAAAGCGGAGGGCTGA
- a CDS encoding CinA family protein, whose protein sequence is MNDEELRALVGELAAGGALLATAESLTGGALSARIVDVPGASRVFLGGVTTYATPLKAAILGVDPEVLDSAGPVDPRVAIAMAEGVRALMGADFGLATTGVAGPGPQDGHPAGTVYIAIATPTMSTHRLLALSGTRAQIRARTVDRALELLAEALRSGDGAKAD, encoded by the coding sequence ATGAACGACGAGGAGCTTCGAGCATTAGTGGGGGAACTGGCGGCCGGGGGCGCGCTGCTCGCAACGGCCGAGTCCCTCACGGGAGGAGCGTTGTCCGCGAGGATCGTCGATGTCCCCGGGGCCTCGAGGGTCTTCCTGGGTGGTGTGACGACTTACGCGACGCCCCTCAAGGCGGCGATCCTCGGTGTCGATCCGGAGGTCCTGGACAGCGCGGGTCCCGTGGACCCGCGCGTCGCGATCGCGATGGCCGAGGGCGTCCGCGCCCTCATGGGAGCCGACTTCGGACTGGCCACGACGGGAGTCGCGGGTCCCGGTCCGCAGGACGGGCACCCTGCCGGGACCGTGTACATCGCGATCGCGACACCGACGATGAGCACTCATCGGCTCTTGGCCCTCTCGGGAACCCGGGCGCAGATCCGCGCACGGACCGTGGATCGCGCCCTCGAGCTCCTCGCTGAAGCGCTCAGATCGGGAGATGGCGCGAAGGCCGACTAG
- the miaB gene encoding tRNA (N6-isopentenyl adenosine(37)-C2)-methylthiotransferase MiaB — protein MNAEEIHDLRAPRMPRTYAIRTLGCQMNEHDSERMAGLLEQAGLVPVSRVPELAGRATDAGDQGADVVVINTCSVRENAATRLFGNLGQLAAVKRERPGMQIAVGGCLAQQMREGIIEKAPWVDAVFGTHNIDVLPALLKRAQHNREAAVEIEESLKVFPSTLPTHRESAYAAWVSISVGCNNTCTFCIVPHLRGRERDRRPGEILAEVEAVVAQGAIEVSLLGQNVNSYGVGFGERGAFAGLLRAVGGIEGLERVRFTSPHPAAFTDDVIAAMAETETVMPSLHMPLQSGSDAVLRQMRRSYRRDRFMGILDRVRASIPEAAITTDIIVGFPGETEEDFLKTLEVVEEARFASAFTFLYSPRPGTPAADRDDQVDPQVALERYQRLIALQERICEEDNAALAGHEVEVLIAQGEGRKDGATRRISGRARDNRLVHVGIPAGLPDSDLPRPGDVVNAVVTHGAPHHLIADSGLQGGLWRVRRTRAGDAWEARQASEADERVSLGMPTLRIGRP, from the coding sequence ATGAACGCCGAAGAGATCCACGACCTGCGCGCCCCCCGGATGCCGCGCACCTACGCCATCCGCACCCTCGGATGCCAGATGAACGAGCACGATTCCGAACGAATGGCGGGCCTGCTCGAACAGGCCGGCCTCGTACCGGTGTCGCGAGTCCCCGAACTGGCCGGACGGGCCACGGACGCGGGCGATCAGGGTGCCGACGTCGTGGTGATCAACACCTGCTCGGTCCGTGAGAACGCTGCGACGCGCCTCTTCGGGAACCTCGGCCAGCTCGCCGCCGTCAAACGCGAGCGTCCGGGAATGCAGATCGCCGTCGGCGGATGCCTCGCCCAGCAGATGCGCGAGGGCATCATCGAGAAGGCCCCCTGGGTCGATGCGGTCTTCGGAACGCACAACATCGACGTCTTGCCCGCCCTGCTCAAACGCGCTCAACACAATCGCGAGGCGGCGGTCGAGATCGAGGAGTCCCTCAAGGTCTTCCCCTCGACTCTGCCCACGCACCGCGAAAGCGCCTACGCGGCCTGGGTGTCGATCTCGGTCGGCTGCAACAACACCTGCACCTTCTGCATCGTTCCGCATCTTCGCGGTCGTGAACGCGATCGCCGCCCCGGGGAGATCCTCGCCGAGGTCGAGGCGGTCGTCGCCCAAGGAGCCATCGAGGTGAGCCTCCTCGGCCAGAACGTGAACTCCTACGGCGTGGGCTTCGGTGAACGGGGCGCCTTCGCGGGCCTCCTGCGCGCGGTGGGCGGCATCGAGGGACTGGAGAGGGTGCGTTTCACCAGCCCCCATCCGGCCGCATTCACCGACGACGTCATCGCCGCGATGGCCGAGACCGAAACGGTGATGCCGAGCCTGCACATGCCCCTGCAGTCCGGCTCGGACGCCGTGCTCCGACAGATGCGGCGTTCGTACCGGCGCGACCGCTTCATGGGCATCCTCGACCGGGTGCGCGCCTCGATCCCGGAAGCGGCGATCACGACTGACATCATCGTCGGCTTCCCCGGTGAGACCGAGGAGGACTTCCTCAAGACCCTCGAGGTCGTCGAAGAGGCGCGTTTCGCCTCGGCATTCACCTTCCTGTACTCGCCGCGGCCCGGAACCCCGGCTGCTGATCGCGACGATCAGGTGGACCCGCAGGTCGCGCTCGAACGCTATCAGCGCCTCATCGCGCTCCAGGAGAGGATCTGCGAGGAGGACAATGCGGCCCTCGCAGGCCACGAGGTCGAAGTGCTCATCGCGCAGGGGGAGGGGCGCAAGGACGGGGCGACCCGCCGCATCTCCGGGCGCGCCCGGGACAACCGCCTCGTGCACGTCGGCATTCCCGCGGGTCTGCCGGATTCCGATCTGCCGCGTCCCGGTGACGTCGTGAACGCGGTCGTCACTCACGGCGCACCGCACCACCTCATCGCAGACTCCGGTCTGCAAGGCGGGCTCTGGCGGGTCCGCAGGACGCGGGCGGGCGACGCCTGGGAGGCGCGTCAAGCATCCGAGGCGGATGAACGAGTCTCCTTGGGAATGCCGACGCTGAGGATCGGGCGGCCCTGA
- a CDS encoding YbjN domain-containing protein produces MPEWKSWTFESDEDAVFAVPSPASSASSGHEPAPSVRMAPDAAAEKWGTEVAPVTVERIEAVMAGDGLPHASGEFIVLTEIEGLRIQAHREPADAPWLQVECRLDLPETARELPSERLNAIANAWNLDHLQPTVFPVEAESGSALVLATRFFVAEGLSDRQIHAMIRRGISVALQAKTELPALFEGE; encoded by the coding sequence ATGCCTGAATGGAAGTCATGGACCTTCGAGTCCGACGAGGACGCGGTCTTCGCGGTCCCCTCCCCCGCATCGTCCGCGTCGAGCGGGCACGAGCCGGCGCCCTCCGTTCGGATGGCTCCTGATGCGGCCGCTGAGAAGTGGGGTACCGAGGTCGCTCCCGTCACCGTCGAGCGCATCGAGGCGGTGATGGCCGGGGACGGGCTCCCCCATGCTTCGGGAGAATTCATCGTCCTCACCGAGATCGAGGGGCTGCGGATCCAGGCGCACCGCGAACCGGCCGATGCGCCCTGGCTCCAGGTCGAGTGCCGCCTCGACCTGCCCGAGACGGCCCGGGAGTTGCCGAGCGAGAGGCTCAACGCCATCGCGAACGCCTGGAATCTGGACCACCTCCAGCCCACCGTCTTCCCCGTGGAGGCCGAATCAGGATCCGCCCTCGTCCTCGCGACGCGGTTCTTCGTGGCTGAGGGGCTCTCTGATCGCCAGATCCACGCCATGATCCGCCGGGGGATCTCCGTCGCCCTCCAAGCGAAGACGGAGTTGCCCGCGCTGTTCGAAGGCGAATGA
- a CDS encoding YbjN domain-containing protein, with product MSSTDARPVTVERISAALESMGVFPFVSDRGQVAALLPSRTIRIIVPEGRPVQGVSDYPRRFHASYTDALNETVRTLNAATYLPKATTLANEDSTVSVRFLHCFNWAVGATDAQLRGELSQFVMSAIAMQNRLDAQYPDQWAEEAPHA from the coding sequence ATGAGCTCAACAGATGCGCGGCCGGTGACGGTCGAGCGGATCAGCGCCGCATTGGAATCGATGGGCGTCTTCCCCTTCGTCTCCGACCGTGGCCAGGTGGCGGCGCTCCTGCCGTCGCGCACGATCCGCATCATCGTCCCCGAGGGCCGTCCCGTTCAGGGCGTCAGCGACTATCCGCGTCGTTTCCACGCCTCGTACACCGACGCCCTCAACGAAACGGTGCGGACCCTCAACGCAGCGACCTACCTGCCGAAGGCGACGACCCTCGCGAATGAGGACTCCACGGTCTCCGTCCGCTTCCTCCACTGCTTCAACTGGGCCGTCGGGGCCACCGATGCGCAGCTCCGCGGAGAGCTCTCCCAGTTCGTCATGTCGGCGATCGCGATGCAGAACCGACTCGACGCGCAGTACCCCGACCAGTGGGCCGAGGAGGCTCCCCATGCCTGA
- the miaA gene encoding tRNA (adenosine(37)-N6)-dimethylallyltransferase MiaA, with the protein MIPSALDRPGDLIVAVVGQTASGKSDLSLDLAQSLPELMGAAAAEIVSADALQLYRGMDIGTAKTSVSERRGIAHHQIDVLDVTEEASVARYQIAARADVEAIHGRSGLALVVGGSGLYQRALLDRLEFPGTDPGVRAALEAGAEGPLGARGLHARLAALDPESARRIDPHNARRIIRALEVIELTGRPYSSTMPERVFIRPCVMIAIRHEQAILDERIGRRTRAMFEQGLVEEVRGLLDEGLKEGRTARRATGYSEAIGVIEGALSEQEAIDEVAAATRRLARKQAKWLRPDPRVHWIDADSPDALVRRAGEIVQKSVEAHLGEDAR; encoded by the coding sequence ATGATTCCAAGCGCCCTCGACCGACCCGGCGATCTCATCGTCGCGGTCGTCGGGCAGACCGCGTCGGGCAAGTCGGACCTCTCGCTGGACTTGGCGCAGTCCTTGCCGGAACTGATGGGAGCCGCAGCGGCGGAGATCGTGTCCGCGGACGCGCTCCAGCTGTACAGGGGCATGGACATCGGCACGGCAAAGACGTCCGTGAGCGAACGGCGCGGCATCGCCCACCATCAGATCGACGTTCTGGATGTGACCGAAGAGGCTTCGGTGGCCCGCTATCAGATCGCGGCCCGAGCCGACGTGGAGGCGATTCACGGGCGCTCAGGGCTCGCCCTGGTCGTCGGCGGTTCGGGACTGTATCAAAGAGCGCTCCTGGACCGTCTGGAGTTCCCCGGGACGGATCCTGGCGTGCGGGCGGCCCTTGAGGCCGGGGCCGAAGGCCCCTTGGGGGCGCGCGGGCTGCACGCCAGGCTCGCCGCCCTCGATCCCGAGTCCGCCCGGCGCATCGACCCGCACAACGCGCGCCGGATCATCCGCGCGCTGGAGGTGATCGAGCTGACGGGGCGGCCGTACTCGTCGACCATGCCCGAACGGGTCTTCATCCGTCCCTGCGTGATGATCGCGATCCGCCACGAGCAGGCGATCCTCGACGAGCGGATCGGGAGGCGGACGCGCGCCATGTTCGAGCAGGGCCTCGTCGAGGAGGTCCGGGGGCTGCTCGACGAGGGGCTGAAGGAAGGACGGACCGCCCGCCGCGCAACGGGATACTCCGAGGCGATCGGGGTGATCGAGGGCGCGCTGAGCGAGCAGGAGGCGATCGACGAGGTCGCAGCGGCCACCCGGCGGCTCGCCCGCAAACAGGCGAAGTGGCTGCGCCCGGATCCGCGCGTCCACTGGATCGATGCCGATTCCCCCGATGCCCTGGTCCGCAGGGCGGGTGAGATCGTCCAGAAGTCGGTCGAGGCGCACCTGGGGGAGGACGCCCGATAG
- the dapF gene encoding diaminopimelate epimerase, with the protein MNKGTGAHLRMAKAHGTGNSFLVYVDDEDEIDLAPEDVRRLCSPAFGIGADGLMRAVRREGRWFMDYRNADGSLAEMCGNGIRVFVDHLRREGLFDGARIKVGTRGGVRQVLVVPRAEGGVEYRVDMGAARSTALEGIDVRIPGLGGAHRGIFIEMPNPHTVIAVESEEELASLIFPTMDAERAPSALRPSLDPRPARGTNLEAVVDLGDDEDEGVISMRVLERGVGETLSCGTGCCAAALATAIRRGPGAPDSWRVRIPGGEVRVDIEGVLEFGEDGPRVTGAPVILTGPAERVGLVDWGKGA; encoded by the coding sequence ATGAACAAGGGGACTGGCGCGCATCTGCGGATGGCGAAGGCGCACGGGACGGGCAATTCCTTCCTCGTGTACGTCGATGATGAGGACGAGATCGACCTCGCGCCCGAGGACGTGCGCCGCCTCTGCTCCCCCGCGTTCGGCATCGGCGCCGACGGCCTCATGAGGGCGGTGCGGCGCGAGGGCCGCTGGTTCATGGACTACCGGAACGCGGACGGGTCGCTCGCCGAGATGTGCGGGAACGGCATCCGCGTCTTCGTCGATCATCTCCGGCGGGAGGGCCTGTTCGACGGCGCTCGGATCAAGGTCGGGACGAGGGGCGGCGTCCGTCAGGTCCTAGTGGTGCCGAGGGCGGAGGGCGGCGTCGAATACAGGGTCGATATGGGGGCCGCCCGTTCGACGGCCCTCGAGGGGATCGATGTGAGGATTCCCGGCCTTGGCGGTGCGCATCGGGGGATCTTCATTGAGATGCCGAATCCTCACACGGTGATCGCCGTGGAATCGGAGGAGGAACTCGCCTCCCTCATCTTCCCGACGATGGACGCCGAGCGCGCCCCCTCGGCCCTCCGGCCGAGTCTGGATCCGCGTCCGGCCCGCGGCACGAACCTCGAAGCGGTCGTCGACCTCGGCGATGACGAAGACGAGGGCGTCATTTCGATGCGGGTCCTCGAACGAGGAGTCGGCGAGACCCTGTCGTGCGGAACGGGCTGCTGCGCGGCCGCGCTCGCGACTGCGATCCGCCGGGGCCCGGGTGCGCCGGACTCGTGGCGCGTCCGCATCCCCGGGGGAGAGGTGCGCGTCGACATCGAAGGCGTCCTCGAGTTCGGCGAGGACGGGCCGCGCGTGACCGGGGCTCCGGTGATCCTCACGGGTCCGGCGGAGCGCGTCGGCCTCGTCGACTGGGGGAAGGGGGCCTGA